The following coding sequences lie in one Cyanobacteriota bacterium genomic window:
- a CDS encoding adenylyltransferase/cytidyltransferase family protein translates to MMDIALFGTSADPPTVGHQAILLWLLEHFDYVAVWAADNPFKSHQASLHHRLAML, encoded by the coding sequence ATGATGGATATTGCTTTATTTGGAACTAGCGCTGACCCACCAACGGTTGGACACCAGGCAATTTTGCTCTGGTTGTTAGAGCATTTTGACTATGTGGCAGTCTGGGCAGCCGACAATCCGTTCAAATCTCACCAAGCCAGCCTGCACCATCGATTGGCAATGCTCC